ACATTTAAAAGAGACGGGTGTGCAACAATCTCTTGCTTATGTGCAGACCGCTTCAATAAAAACATGCCGAATAATCGGCTTGACTGATGCTCATCTGTTAGTTGACGAATAATGAAGTCACGATGGTTTTCCGCGGAATTGCGTAAAATAGAACCTTCACCACTTACCCACGGTTCCATCCCTTCTTTTGATGGATCCAACTGGATGAGCATTTTCCATGCATCTTTTGCAATTGTTTCATGTCCTGAGAAGTAAGCTGACTGGGCAAGCCAGAAATAGAAGCCAGGCTCTCCATCATAGCCTTTCTTACTCATAGAACGCAGCCATTTATAGGCCTCTTCATATTGCCCGATTAACGCAAATGTCGCACCGAGCTTATAACGGTTTTCCCAATCGAACGGTTGGATTTTCTTCAATAACCCGACCAGTTCATTTAGCTCTTCACTGCTTTTTTCGTAATACGCAAATACGGCCAAGTTGCAAAGTGCATGAAGATTGCCTTTGTTTTCACGCAGCACTCGATATAAAAGTGCTCGTGCCTGTTCCGCGTCTCCGACATAAAAATAAGCTAACGCCAGATTATTGTACGCATTCCAAAGGTCCGGATACTCTTCAATGAGTTGCTCCAGCATTTCGATAGCTGTCTTAAAATCTCCCTGCTCCATATGGCGGCGAGCTTTTTCCTGTGCCACATGCTTTGCCCCATCAAATTCGTCCATGTCATCCATTTCTTCGCCCACATAGTCGACAAACTCCAATATTTCAGAGGCGTCTTCCGTATATGTGCCATTAGGTTCCATTTCTAAATATTGTGCTGCGTATTTTTGGGCATCCGCAATATGACCGATACAGCCCGACACTTCCGCCAGCATGAAAATGATTTCGGATTCATTCGGCTCTAAACTATAGGCTGTGTGAATCAGCTCATATGCATGCTCAAAATTTTGCAGTTCCATTTCAAGTATTCCGTACTGTAGTAACACATGCGCATCATCCGGACTTAAATCCGCAGCGCGCTTTATAAATTTATATGCTTTATCCATTTCGTCTCGTTCTATTGCCTTTAAAGCTTTCTTGTAATAATAATCACCATTCGGAACAAACGACACGACATTAGTAGCTTTTGGTTTTAAACGTTTATTTTCCAATAATATTCCTCCGAGTCATTCCGTTCAATACATTCTATATCATCAAATACGCAGGTCATTTGTTTGTAAACAAAGAAATAAGGAACGCACAGGTGTGGTCCCTTAATCAATTCTTACTATTATAGCATATCCGGCACATATGTACTAAAAACACGTCTGACAAAGCGGTGTTAATTTTTAGTTGTTATTGCTTCTTTCCTTCATGACGTTTTTGCAATACATCAAGCACTTCATAAACATCGACTTTTTGCTCTTGAAGCAATACTAATAAGTGATAAAGAAGATCTGCCGATTCCCATTTCACTTCTTCTGCATCGCGGTTTTTGGCCCCGATGACAACTTCTGTAGCCTCTTCGCCGACTTTTTTACAGATTTTATCAATACCTTTATCGAATAAATACGTTGTGTACGCCCCTTCAGGCATATCGATTTCACGTTGTTTAATCACTTCTACAAGCTGCGGGAGAATCGCGACAGAGCCAGGGCGTTCGTTTTCTACCAAGCTTTCAGTAAAGCATGAAGTCGTTCCGTTATGACAAGCCGGACCAGCTGGAATGACTTCAATTACAAGTGCATCCTTGTCACAGTCTGTTTTGATCGAAACTACTTTTTGCGTGTTGCCGCTCGTTGCGCCTTTATGCCAAAGCTCCTGACGAGAACGTGAATAAAACCAAGTTTCATTCGTCTCAATCGTTTTTTGGAGTGACTCTTCGTTCATATAAGCTACTGTTAATACTTCTTTTGACTGTGCATCTTGTACTACGGCTGTAATTAAGCCTTGTTCATTAAATTTTACGTTCATCGTACACGAACCCCTTTTTCTTTTAAGTAGCTTTTCACTTCTGCTACGCTTGTTTCTTTATAGTGGAAAATACTCGCTGCGAGTGCCGCATCTGTATCAACATCCTGCAATACTTCACGGAAGTGTTCGGCATTCCCTGCCCCGCCACTCGCGATGACAGGAACGGTTACCGCATCACGTACCGCTTTCGTTAATGCCAGGTCAAAACCTGATTTCTCGCCGTCCTGGTTCATCGATGTAAGAAGAATTTCTCCGGCACCTAGTCGAACCGCTTCTTTCGCCCAATCGACTGCTTTCCACGCTGTTTTATTGCGGCCGCCATGTGTGTATACCATCCATGTTCCGTCTTCTTCACTGTACCTCGCATCGATCGCACAAACGATACATTGTGCCCCAAAGTAATCCGCGCCTTCTTTAATAAGCTGCGGGCGCTCCAGTGCAGATGTGTTGACCGATACTTTATCAGCACCTGCACGTAAAATACGCTTCATATCATCGATCGTTCGGATACCACCACCTACTGTAAACGGAATTGCTAATGTTGCTGCCGTTTGACGGACAACATCGACCATCGTTTCCCGACCTTCATGCGAAGCGGAAATATCAAGAAATACAAGCTCATCGGCGCCTTGCTCATCATAAAACTTAGCTAACTCTACAGGATCGCCTGCATCACGCAATTCTACAAACTGTACCCCTTTTACAACACGTCCTTCTTTCACGTCAAGACATGGAATAATTCGTTTTGTTAACATACGCCCTCTTTCACTCCCTGTGTCCAAGCCGTCAATAAATACACACCAAACGGCCCTGACTTTTCTGGATGGAACTGCATACCTGTAAAATTATCTTTTGCCACGATGCCCGGTACTTGTACGTGTTCATAATCAGCTGAGGCGATTAGCTCCATATCATCGATGCCGTTCGCATAGTACGAGTGAACAAAGTAGACATGGCGTTCTTGCGGCAAGTCTTCATTTTTTAACCACACTGGTGTTTGGTTTAATTTCAGCTCATTCCAGCCCATATGCGGAATACGTGTAACATCAGTAAAGCGCTGAATACGTCCTTTGAAAATACCAAGACCTTTCGTTTGCGCCACTTCATCGCTTTCCTCAAACATCAGCTGCATCCCAAGGCAAATGCCAAGCAGCGGCTTTTTCGTCGTTTTAATGAAATTGATGAGCCCCGTTTCTTCCAGGCGTTTCATCGCATCCGGAAAAGCGCCTACACCCGGCAGCACATAAGCATCTGCCGCTTCCAGCTGTCCAATATCACTTGAAACAATTACTTGTACATCCAATCGTTTTAATGCCTGTTCGACACTAAACAGATTGCCCATTCCATAATCAATTACACCTATCTTCACGTTAACAGCCCCTTTGTTGATGGCACACCTTTTACACGTGGGTCGATTTCAACCGCTGCATCCAATGCACGTGCCGTAGCTTTAAAAATCGCTTCAATAATATGGTGTGTATTATGGCCGTAAGGAACGATGACATGCAGGTTAATGCGTGCTTCCAGTGCAAACTTCCATAAAAACTCATGGATAAGCTCTGTATCAAAGTTTCCTACTTTCGCATTCAGTTCCGGAGTAATGCGGTATTCCAAATGCGGACGGTTTGAGCAGTCAACAACAACTTGTGCTAATGCGTCGTCCATCGGTACAAATGCCGTACCATAGCGTTTAATTCCTTGTTTATCGCCTAATGCTTCACGGAATGCTTGTCCTAACACAATCCCGATATCTTCTGTCGTATGGTGATCATCAATCCATGTATCCCCGTCCGCCAGTATTTTACCGTCAAACAATCCGTGCTTGATAAATAGATCGAGCATATGGTCCATAAAGCCAACACCTGTTTTAATGTCGGCTTGACCTGTACCGTCCAAGTTGAGCTCTACTTTAATTTTTGTTTCATTTGTATCGCGATCGATTTTTGCAAAACGTGTCATTATTCTTCTCCTTTATCCCAGCCGCGCGATTCTACCGCTCTTGCATGTCCTTCCAACCCTTCAAGTCGTGCAAGACGCGCAATCTTCGGCGCATTTTGTTGCCAAGTTTTTTCGCTATAATACACAACGCTCGTGCGCTTAATAAAATCATCGACATTTAAGCCACTTGCAAAGCGCGCTGTTGAGTTCGTCGGTAATACGTGATTCGTGCCTGCAAAGTAATCCCCTACCGGCTCCGAGCTATAGCGGCCGATAAAAATCGCACCGGCATGTGTAATCATTTCCGAAACCTTTTCAGCATTATCCGTAATGACTTCCAAATGTTCAGGTGCCAATGAATTGACAGCACGTACCGCATCTTTAATGGATTCCGCTACGTAAATATGACCGAAGTTTTCAATCGATTTTCGTGCAATCGACTGTCGCGGCAGTTTTGATAATTGAATCTCGACCTGATCTGCCACTGCATCCGCCAAGTCATCGCTTGTTGTAATCAGGACAGCACATGCTAATGTGTCATGCTCTGCCTGTGATAGCAGGTCAGCAGCAATTTCATCGGCATACGCACTTTCATCTGCTAAAATACAAATTTCAGACGGACCGGCAATCATATCAATGGCCACTTCACCGAATACTTCACGCTTCGCCAATGCTACGAATATATTGCCCGGGCCTGTAATTTTATCTACCGGAGCAATCGTTTCCGTTCCGTATGCTAATGCAGCAATTGCCTGTGCACCGCCTACTTTATAAATTTCCGTCACACCTAAAATATGTGCTGCAACGAGTACAGCTTCCGGCAATTTCCCGTCATTTCCTGCCGGTGAAGTAATGACAATGCGTTTCACTCCCGCCACTTGTGCCGGGATGACATTCATTAATACAGAAGAAGGATAGGCTGCAGATCCGCCAGGTACATATAATCCAACTGCATCAAGCGGTGTAATCCGTTGCCCTAAATATGACCCGTCTTCTAACGGCAACTGGAATCCCGTACGTTTTTGTTCATTATGATAGCGGTAAATATTATCTGCCGCTTCCTGTAAATCGCCGTATAATTGCGGATCAAAATTTTTCACCGCTTCAACGATTTCACTTTCGGCTACGCGTAAGTTTTCCGGTGCAAAGCCGTCCCACTTTTCACTGTAATATTTAATCGCCGCATCACCTTTTGTACGCACATCCTGAATGACTTCTCGTACCGTTTGCAGCTGCTGTTCATTGCCTTGCTCGAGTTGGCGTTTTAA
Above is a window of Solibacillus isronensis DNA encoding:
- the hisH gene encoding imidazole glycerol phosphate synthase subunit HisH yields the protein MKIGVIDYGMGNLFSVEQALKRLDVQVIVSSDIGQLEAADAYVLPGVGAFPDAMKRLEETGLINFIKTTKKPLLGICLGMQLMFEESDEVAQTKGLGIFKGRIQRFTDVTRIPHMGWNELKLNQTPVWLKNEDLPQERHVYFVHSYYANGIDDMELIASADYEHVQVPGIVAKDNFTGMQFHPEKSGPFGVYLLTAWTQGVKEGVC
- the hisF gene encoding imidazole glycerol phosphate synthase subunit HisF, with translation MLTKRIIPCLDVKEGRVVKGVQFVELRDAGDPVELAKFYDEQGADELVFLDISASHEGRETMVDVVRQTAATLAIPFTVGGGIRTIDDMKRILRAGADKVSVNTSALERPQLIKEGADYFGAQCIVCAIDARYSEEDGTWMVYTHGGRNKTAWKAVDWAKEAVRLGAGEILLTSMNQDGEKSGFDLALTKAVRDAVTVPVIASGGAGNAEHFREVLQDVDTDAALAASIFHYKETSVAEVKSYLKEKGVRVR
- the hisIE gene encoding bifunctional phosphoribosyl-AMP cyclohydrolase/phosphoribosyl-ATP diphosphatase HisIE translates to MNVKFNEQGLITAVVQDAQSKEVLTVAYMNEESLQKTIETNETWFYSRSRQELWHKGATSGNTQKVVSIKTDCDKDALVIEVIPAGPACHNGTTSCFTESLVENERPGSVAILPQLVEVIKQREIDMPEGAYTTYLFDKGIDKICKKVGEEATEVVIGAKNRDAEEVKWESADLLYHLLVLLQEQKVDVYEVLDVLQKRHEGKKQ
- a CDS encoding tetratricopeptide repeat protein, encoding MENKRLKPKATNVVSFVPNGDYYYKKALKAIERDEMDKAYKFIKRAADLSPDDAHVLLQYGILEMELQNFEHAYELIHTAYSLEPNESEIIFMLAEVSGCIGHIADAQKYAAQYLEMEPNGTYTEDASEILEFVDYVGEEMDDMDEFDGAKHVAQEKARRHMEQGDFKTAIEMLEQLIEEYPDLWNAYNNLALAYFYVGDAEQARALLYRVLRENKGNLHALCNLAVFAYYEKSSEELNELVGLLKKIQPFDWENRYKLGATFALIGQYEEAYKWLRSMSKKGYDGEPGFYFWLAQSAYFSGHETIAKDAWKMLIQLDPSKEGMEPWVSGEGSILRNSAENHRDFIIRQLTDEHQSSRLFGMFLLKRSAHKQEIVAHPSLLNVSNFTAIEKLCMAYALDYDFSNGSKEEQQFLRFMEVAELITETNDSISLEVAQVLSTWFALGEIAFEQGYAFKNRAALAAAVEYSFHTALENKVTKKAVAGKYNISTATLSKYNDELYEFVPSDFE
- the hisB gene encoding imidazoleglycerol-phosphate dehydratase HisB produces the protein MTRFAKIDRDTNETKIKVELNLDGTGQADIKTGVGFMDHMLDLFIKHGLFDGKILADGDTWIDDHHTTEDIGIVLGQAFREALGDKQGIKRYGTAFVPMDDALAQVVVDCSNRPHLEYRITPELNAKVGNFDTELIHEFLWKFALEARINLHVIVPYGHNTHHIIEAIFKATARALDAAVEIDPRVKGVPSTKGLLT
- the hisD gene encoding histidinol dehydrogenase, whose product is MKITILDNDISLKRQLEQGNEQQLQTVREVIQDVRTKGDAAIKYYSEKWDGFAPENLRVAESEIVEAVKNFDPQLYGDLQEAADNIYRYHNEQKRTGFQLPLEDGSYLGQRITPLDAVGLYVPGGSAAYPSSVLMNVIPAQVAGVKRIVITSPAGNDGKLPEAVLVAAHILGVTEIYKVGGAQAIAALAYGTETIAPVDKITGPGNIFVALAKREVFGEVAIDMIAGPSEICILADESAYADEIAADLLSQAEHDTLACAVLITTSDDLADAVADQVEIQLSKLPRQSIARKSIENFGHIYVAESIKDAVRAVNSLAPEHLEVITDNAEKVSEMITHAGAIFIGRYSSEPVGDYFAGTNHVLPTNSTARFASGLNVDDFIKRTSVVYYSEKTWQQNAPKIARLARLEGLEGHARAVESRGWDKGEE